A stretch of Apostichopus japonicus isolate 1M-3 chromosome 9, ASM3797524v1, whole genome shotgun sequence DNA encodes these proteins:
- the LOC139974420 gene encoding uncharacterized protein: protein MHITMEEKEREVRLIDDSPNLHKIFKKLQVDPQNRKDLWRRRKLMQKTHSWHRCPSLKTFHKTTTSKKAPLVRPAKFCVVKYRSNRKNDSNQDAVFVNGSNPSNLKFDGSFSFSCPSNFSVSQTGGWKTSLTRRKRLHPAEEKFQKKRMAKRISGTKDLILTEGLSITTNKNKLPSFRTLATIEEERPEEVSAKVQETSRSSSSVHGHRGASADVVPQAAAFSCFADSAGSSFANVGARIEYGVPDQKPPQNTFAKWKYRNSERTLNRRGNIAMSKQSCSQQARLSQAAAVDDTTVEELAGYFDNLVHIPKKMSAMAEMMYT from the exons ATGCACATAACAAtggaagagaaagagagagaggtcAGATTGATTGACGACAGCCCAAACCTCCATAAAATATTCAAGAAGTTACAAGTTGACCCTCAAAA CAGGAAAGATCTTTGGAGGAGAAGAAAACTCATGCAAAAGACACACAGCTGGCATCGATGCCCTTCTCTGAAAACCTTTCACAAGACCACAACCTCCAAGAAGGCGCCTCTGGTCAGGCCAGCAAAGTTCTGCGTGGTGAAATACCGCAGCAACCGGAAGAATGATAGCAATCAAGATGCCGTCTTTGTGAACGGTTCCAATCCGTCGAATCTGAAATTCGACGGTAGCTTCTCGTTTTCTTGCCCGTCTAACTTTAGCGTCAGCCAGACGGGAGGCTGGAAGACCTCCCTGACGCGGCGGAAGAGACTGCATCCGGCAGAGGAGAAATTTCAAAAGAAGAGGATGGCAAAGAGGATTAGCGGAACCAAAGATCTCATCTTGACCGAAGGACTCAGCATCacgacaaacaaaaataaattgccGTCCTTCAGAACGTTAGCGACGATCGAGGAAGAACGGCCGGAAGAGGTCAGTGCTAAAGTTCAAGAGACAAGTCGTTCGTCCTCTTCCGTCCACGGTCATCGTGGCGCAAGTGCGGACGTCGTCCCGCAAGCTGCAGCATTTTCCTGTTTCGCCGATTCGGCCGGCTCCTCTTTCGCTAACGTCGGAGCTCGGATCGAGTACGGAGTGCCCGATCAGAAACCGCCGCAGAACACTTTTGCCAAATGGAAGTATCGAAATTCGGAAAGAACTTTGAACAGGAGGGGCAATATCGCAATGTCCAAACAGTCGTGTTCCCAGCAGGCCAGATTATCGCAGGCAGCGGCCGTCGATGACACGACGGTGGAAGAATTGGCCGGTTATTTTGACAACCTCGTGCACATCCCTAAAAAGATGTCCGCTATGGCGGAGATGATGTATACGTAG
- the LOC139974419 gene encoding CDK5 and ABL1 enzyme substrate 2-like isoform X2, with translation MADRRRRHSSYKIAKRRAEAITFLSNISLSGKVEKKHRKNGEGSKQNVSVVDDDTKDDVGFKVRPNVNIANVRDSTTTPSRVSIPNVLTLETPQGKSVRQRNSASATSTNVSTLSFLHTETGVHETPTSSTSSKLRRSLSGPRTRRTSGGHTPPSSPTKGSGDRFFVSRSFSSEPRHHLAKQIPSEPYLSVSNHSSNEELQHVITIRKLSSLESPPEGAEMDFSRQRFTRGFCSGGRVVLVSSHKVPFAIWSHLRYKRTSQYAHIRYDQESSSVLHPNTRITITRSPRGERRQMMINLLGVADFMDEEMTVSYSHMLIPTLNSSSLALRKHTVTEGILGTSPALAVGGVIAPVSTITEREVETNPEIPCQRVIYDPNNLDDPELISGKHKKLFQFSSYRVSVIDYAKPSALKRDINEKFKARYPGIDLTLSKLRSIKREMKKILVDECELDPGVLALAYVYFEKLVLYEKINKENRKLLAGVCLLLSAKLNDIKGAELQTLIKEIEDTFRESRKDLFSFEFPVLVALEFALHIPTQEVMPHYVRLMQS, from the exons ATGGCCGACCGTCGTCGGAGGCATAGCTCCTACAAAATTGCTAAAAGAAGAGCTGAGGCCATTACATTCCTTTCTAATATTTCCCTCAGTGGAAAGGTAGAGAAAAAGCACCGTAAAAACGGGGAAGGATCAAAACAGAATGTGTCTGTTGTCGACGATGACACTAAAGATGATGTAGGTtttaaagttaggcctaatgttaaCATTGCTAACGTGCGTGACAGTACTACTACTCCTAGTCGTGTTTCCATACCGAATGTACTGACGTTAGAAACTCCACAGGGTAAGTCAGTTAGGCAACGGAACAGTGCAAGTGCAACATCGACAAATGTCAGTACCCTTTCATTCTTGCATACCGAAACTGGCGTTCATGAAACGCCTACATCTTCAACAAGTTCAAAACTAAGAAGGTCTCTTTCCGGTCCCAGAACACGAAGGACGTCTGGAGGACATACTCCACCGAGTTCACCTACGAAAGG AAGCGGTGACAGATTCTTCGTAAGCAGATCCTTCTCAAGCGAGCCACGCCATCACCTTGCGAAACAAATCCCATCTGAACCGTACTTGAGTGTATCTAATCACAGTAGCAACGAAGAACTCCAGCATGTCATCACCATCAGGAAACTCTCCAGTTTGGAATCGCCTCCAGAAGGAGCAGAGATGGATTTCTCTAGGCAGAGATTCACCAGAGGCTTTTGCAGCGGTGGTCG tgTTGTGCTGGTATCCAGCCACAAGGTTCCATTTGCCATCTGGTCTCATTTGAGATATAAAAGAACATCACAATATGCTCACATCAG ATACGACCAGGAATCCTCGTCAGTTTTGCATCCTAATACCAGGATCACAATAACCCGATCCCCTCGAGGAGAGAGACGGCAGATGATGATTAATTTATTAGGGGTAGCAGATTTTATGGATGAGGAAATG ACTGTGTCCTATAGTCACATGCTGATACCGACGTTAAACTCCAGCTCTCTGGCCTTAAGGAAACATACGGTCACAGAGGGCATATTGGGGACATCCCCAGCACTGGCTGTTGGAGGGGTCATAGCTCCTGTGTCTACTATCACTGAGAGAG AGGTCGAAACAAATCCAGAAATTCCCTGCCAACGTGTAATCTATGACCCCAATAATTTGGACGACCCTGAATTGATATCGGGAAAACACAAGAAACTTTTCCAGTTTTCTTCTTATCGG GTGTCTGTGATTGACTACGCAAAGCCGTCCGCCCTCAAGAGAGATATCAACGAGAAGTTCAAAGCAAGATACCCCGGTATCGATTTAACCCTCAGCAAACTAAGAAG TATAAAgagagaaatgaagaaaattctCGTAGATGAATGTGAGCTGGATCCAGGCGTTCTCGCCCTCGCTTATGTCTACTTTGAAAAATTGGTGCTATATGAGaagataaataaagaaaataggAAGCTTCTGGCAG GTGTATGCTTGCTCCTCTCGGCCAAACTTAATGATATCAAAGGGGCCGAGTTACAGACACTAATTAAG GAAATCGAAGATACATTCCGAGAGAGCCGGAAGGACCTTTTCTCTTTTGAGTTCCCAGTACTAGTTGCTCTTGAGTTTGCCCTTCACATTCCGACCCAGGAGGTGATGCCCCACTATGTCAGGTTGATGCAGTCGTGA
- the LOC139974419 gene encoding CDK5 and ABL1 enzyme substrate 2-like isoform X1 has translation MADRRRRHSSYKIAKRRAEAITFLSNISLSGKVEKKHRKNGEGSKQNVSVVDDDTKDDVGFKVRPNVNIANVRDSTTTPSRVSIPNVLTLETPQGKSVRQRNSASATSTNVSTLSFLHTETGVHETPTSSTSSKLRRSLSGPRTRRTSGGHTPPSSPTKGSGDRFFVSRSFSSEPRHHLAKQIPSEPYLSVSNHSSNEELQHVITIRKLSSLESPPEGAEMDFSRQRFTRGFCSGGRVVLVSSHKVPFAIWSHLRYKRTSQYAHIRRDSEALPRPRVGSVVLPRLLELSQDVPPYSNTLDGVELGDEGKTVSYSHMLIPTLNSSSLALRKHTVTEGILGTSPALAVGGVIAPVSTITEREVETNPEIPCQRVIYDPNNLDDPELISGKHKKLFQFSSYRVSVIDYAKPSALKRDINEKFKARYPGIDLTLSKLRSIKREMKKILVDECELDPGVLALAYVYFEKLVLYEKINKENRKLLAGVCLLLSAKLNDIKGAELQTLIKEIEDTFRESRKDLFSFEFPVLVALEFALHIPTQEVMPHYVRLMQS, from the exons ATGGCCGACCGTCGTCGGAGGCATAGCTCCTACAAAATTGCTAAAAGAAGAGCTGAGGCCATTACATTCCTTTCTAATATTTCCCTCAGTGGAAAGGTAGAGAAAAAGCACCGTAAAAACGGGGAAGGATCAAAACAGAATGTGTCTGTTGTCGACGATGACACTAAAGATGATGTAGGTtttaaagttaggcctaatgttaaCATTGCTAACGTGCGTGACAGTACTACTACTCCTAGTCGTGTTTCCATACCGAATGTACTGACGTTAGAAACTCCACAGGGTAAGTCAGTTAGGCAACGGAACAGTGCAAGTGCAACATCGACAAATGTCAGTACCCTTTCATTCTTGCATACCGAAACTGGCGTTCATGAAACGCCTACATCTTCAACAAGTTCAAAACTAAGAAGGTCTCTTTCCGGTCCCAGAACACGAAGGACGTCTGGAGGACATACTCCACCGAGTTCACCTACGAAAGG AAGCGGTGACAGATTCTTCGTAAGCAGATCCTTCTCAAGCGAGCCACGCCATCACCTTGCGAAACAAATCCCATCTGAACCGTACTTGAGTGTATCTAATCACAGTAGCAACGAAGAACTCCAGCATGTCATCACCATCAGGAAACTCTCCAGTTTGGAATCGCCTCCAGAAGGAGCAGAGATGGATTTCTCTAGGCAGAGATTCACCAGAGGCTTTTGCAGCGGTGGTCG tgTTGTGCTGGTATCCAGCCACAAGGTTCCATTTGCCATCTGGTCTCATTTGAGATATAAAAGAACATCACAATATGCTCACATCAG AAGAGACTCTGAGGCGTTGCCCAGACCCAGAGTGGGCTCAGTGGTCCTACCGAGGCTACTGGAATTATCACAGGACGTACCTCCTTACTCAAACACCCTGGATGGTGTAGAGCTAGGGGATGAAGGAAAG ACTGTGTCCTATAGTCACATGCTGATACCGACGTTAAACTCCAGCTCTCTGGCCTTAAGGAAACATACGGTCACAGAGGGCATATTGGGGACATCCCCAGCACTGGCTGTTGGAGGGGTCATAGCTCCTGTGTCTACTATCACTGAGAGAG AGGTCGAAACAAATCCAGAAATTCCCTGCCAACGTGTAATCTATGACCCCAATAATTTGGACGACCCTGAATTGATATCGGGAAAACACAAGAAACTTTTCCAGTTTTCTTCTTATCGG GTGTCTGTGATTGACTACGCAAAGCCGTCCGCCCTCAAGAGAGATATCAACGAGAAGTTCAAAGCAAGATACCCCGGTATCGATTTAACCCTCAGCAAACTAAGAAG TATAAAgagagaaatgaagaaaattctCGTAGATGAATGTGAGCTGGATCCAGGCGTTCTCGCCCTCGCTTATGTCTACTTTGAAAAATTGGTGCTATATGAGaagataaataaagaaaataggAAGCTTCTGGCAG GTGTATGCTTGCTCCTCTCGGCCAAACTTAATGATATCAAAGGGGCCGAGTTACAGACACTAATTAAG GAAATCGAAGATACATTCCGAGAGAGCCGGAAGGACCTTTTCTCTTTTGAGTTCCCAGTACTAGTTGCTCTTGAGTTTGCCCTTCACATTCCGACCCAGGAGGTGATGCCCCACTATGTCAGGTTGATGCAGTCGTGA